The Bordetella sp. FB-8 genome includes a window with the following:
- the lpdA gene encoding dihydrolipoyl dehydrogenase, which translates to MAKQFDVIVIGAGPGGYIAAIRAAQLGMSVACVDAWQNGQGGPAPGGTCTNVGCIPSKALLQSSEHYQAAGHHFAEHGIEVKGLELKLDTMIGRKNSVVKQNNDGILYLFKKNKVAFFHGKGAFAGKADGGYAVKVTGTTSEDLVGKHVVVATGSSPRALPGLPFDEKVVLSNDGALSLDIVPKKLGVIGGGVIGLEMGSVWRRLGAEVTVLEAMPEFLALVDQQVAKEAQKIFTKQGLAIETGIKLGDVKASAKSVTVPYANAKGEEQKLVVDKLIVSIGRIPYTGGLNPEAVGLQLDERGFVSVDGDCKTNLPNVWAIGDVVRGPMLAHKAEEEGVAVAECIAGQHGHVNFDTIPSVIYTSPEIAWVGKNEQQLKKEGREYKAGSFPFLANGRARALGDTTGFAKVIADAKTDEVLGVHIIGPMASELIAEAVTIMEFKGAAEDIARICHAHPTLSESVKEAALAVDKRALNF; encoded by the coding sequence ATGGCTAAACAATTCGACGTGATCGTTATCGGTGCCGGCCCCGGCGGCTATATCGCCGCCATCCGAGCGGCTCAGCTGGGCATGTCCGTGGCCTGCGTCGACGCCTGGCAGAACGGCCAGGGCGGCCCGGCTCCCGGCGGCACCTGCACCAACGTGGGTTGCATTCCCTCGAAGGCGCTGCTGCAGTCGTCCGAGCACTACCAGGCCGCCGGCCATCACTTTGCCGAGCACGGCATCGAGGTCAAGGGCCTGGAGCTCAAGCTGGACACCATGATTGGCCGCAAGAACAGCGTGGTCAAGCAGAACAACGATGGCATCCTGTATCTGTTCAAGAAGAACAAGGTCGCTTTCTTCCACGGCAAAGGCGCCTTCGCCGGCAAGGCCGATGGCGGCTATGCCGTCAAGGTGACCGGCACCACCAGCGAAGACCTGGTGGGCAAGCACGTCGTCGTGGCCACGGGTTCGTCGCCGCGCGCGCTGCCCGGCCTGCCTTTCGATGAAAAGGTCGTGCTGTCCAATGACGGCGCCCTGAGCCTGGACATCGTACCCAAGAAGCTGGGCGTGATCGGCGGCGGCGTGATCGGCCTGGAAATGGGCAGCGTGTGGCGACGCCTGGGCGCTGAGGTTACCGTCCTGGAGGCCATGCCGGAATTCCTGGCCTTGGTCGACCAGCAGGTGGCCAAGGAAGCTCAGAAGATATTCACCAAGCAGGGCCTGGCTATCGAGACCGGCATCAAGCTCGGAGACGTGAAGGCATCCGCCAAGAGCGTCACCGTACCTTACGCCAACGCCAAGGGCGAAGAGCAGAAGCTGGTGGTGGACAAGCTGATCGTCTCGATCGGCCGCATTCCCTATACCGGTGGGCTAAATCCCGAGGCCGTGGGCCTGCAGCTCGATGAGCGCGGTTTCGTGTCGGTGGACGGCGACTGCAAGACCAACCTGCCCAATGTCTGGGCCATCGGCGACGTGGTGCGCGGTCCCATGCTGGCGCACAAGGCCGAGGAAGAAGGCGTTGCGGTTGCCGAGTGCATCGCCGGCCAGCACGGCCATGTCAACTTCGACACGATTCCGTCGGTGATTTATACCTCGCCGGAAATCGCCTGGGTCGGCAAGAACGAGCAGCAGCTCAAGAAAGAAGGCCGCGAATACAAGGCCGGCTCCTTTCCCTTTCTGGCCAACGGCCGCGCCCGCGCGTTGGGCGACACCACCGGCTTTGCCAAGGTGATCGCCGATGCCAAGACCGACGAGGTCCTGGGCGTGCACATCATCGGACCCATGGCCTCCGAGCTGATCGCCGAAGCCGTGACCATCATGGAATTCAAGGGCGCCGCCGAAGACATCGCCCGCATCTGCCACGCCCATCCCACGTTGTCGGAGTCGGTGAAGGAAGCCGCCCTGGCTGTGGATAAGCGCGCGCTGAATTTCTGA
- the zapE gene encoding cell division protein ZapE — MNVQEYYEQALAERGYQSDQAQKRAINRLQRYYDDWVHYKALRSNALKKLLNRPEVPRGVYLWGGVGRGKSFLMDAFYATVPVVRKTRLHFHEFMRSVHRELEEVKGMQDPLDEVARRIARRCRLICFDEFHVSDIADAMILYRLLLKLFEYGTSFIMTSNYEPSTLYPDGLHRDRILPAIELIQKRMDVLNVDAGVDYRRRSLEQVRSYHCPLDEEANAALQDAFDKLADTPPEKVPLLHIEHRQIKALALAGTVVWFDFATLCGGPRSQNDYLELASRFNAVILSGVPRMGPRHQSEARRFTWLVDVFYDHKVKLIMSAQCPPEELYTDGAFANEFQRTVSRILEMQSKQYLESERRHTVDL; from the coding sequence ATGAACGTCCAGGAATACTACGAACAGGCCCTAGCCGAACGCGGCTACCAGTCCGACCAGGCCCAGAAGCGCGCCATCAATCGCCTGCAGCGCTACTACGACGACTGGGTGCACTACAAGGCCCTGCGCAGCAATGCCCTGAAGAAGCTGCTCAACCGCCCCGAAGTGCCGCGCGGCGTCTACCTGTGGGGCGGCGTTGGGCGCGGCAAGAGCTTCCTGATGGACGCTTTCTACGCCACCGTTCCCGTGGTGCGCAAGACACGGCTGCATTTTCACGAATTCATGCGCAGCGTGCATCGCGAGCTGGAAGAAGTGAAGGGCATGCAGGATCCGCTGGACGAAGTCGCGCGTCGTATCGCGCGCCGGTGCCGGCTCATCTGCTTCGACGAGTTCCATGTGTCGGACATCGCCGATGCCATGATCCTGTACCGCCTGCTGCTCAAACTGTTCGAGTACGGCACCTCATTCATCATGACCTCCAACTACGAGCCGTCCACGCTTTACCCCGACGGTCTGCACCGCGACCGCATCCTGCCGGCCATCGAGCTGATCCAGAAGCGTATGGACGTGCTCAATGTGGACGCCGGCGTCGACTACCGGCGCCGCAGTCTGGAGCAGGTGCGCAGCTATCACTGTCCGCTCGACGAAGAGGCGAACGCGGCCTTGCAGGATGCCTTCGACAAGCTGGCCGATACGCCGCCCGAGAAGGTTCCGCTGCTGCATATCGAGCACCGCCAGATCAAGGCGCTGGCACTGGCCGGCACAGTGGTGTGGTTCGATTTCGCCACGTTGTGCGGCGGGCCGCGCTCGCAGAACGACTATCTGGAACTGGCCAGCCGCTTCAATGCGGTGATTCTCTCGGGGGTGCCGCGCATGGGACCCAGGCACCAGTCCGAGGCGCGCCGCTTCACCTGGCTGGTGGACGTGTTCTACGACCACAAGGTCAAGCTCATTATGTCGGCGCAATGTCCGCCCGAGGAGCTTTATACCGACGGAGCCTTTGCCAACGAGTTTCAGCGGACGGTGTCGCGCATTCTGGAGATGCAGTCCAAGCAATACCTGGAATCGGAGCGGCGGCACACCGTGGATTTGTAG
- a CDS encoding GGDEF domain-containing protein has protein sequence MAFVLGLLGTYTHISALSLSVFWPANVTCAALIHRYGLARKPASYIIAYAGLALQDCTHWGWSLPPFLFNAADLVFVLVLALWLSRSRIIRQGQNDVAAFFHLILACLAASAACAAVGGPMQQATPYAYASLTQAVFGWFTEQFYTSILCLPFLLSLFGGKVHIEHPISLTWRSTLPLLSLLVSIGLSLSIGPFLILMLVLPALTWCAISYPVWLVQLITLGTGCVQLIIASIHVPGLVDMWGRSVPYMLSVLRLGIAAAIFGPLLIAINMSTIRRLNLKLRQQASYDFLTSTLSRFGLADALSRYTTLREYRDTRMNIMLIDVDHFKRINDSLGHACGDLVLKHIAAVVHDTVPEPRLISRIGGEEFMVVCFGYEPPVFYALADTVRRAIADTPLKHERRDVLVTISIGIAYSEQAGINLEKTLWSLFPHADHNLYTAKREGRNRTVQ, from the coding sequence GTGGCATTCGTGCTAGGCCTGCTGGGTACCTATACCCACATATCGGCCTTGAGCCTGTCGGTGTTCTGGCCCGCCAACGTCACTTGTGCGGCGCTGATTCACCGCTATGGCCTGGCCCGCAAGCCCGCAAGCTACATCATTGCTTATGCGGGCCTGGCCCTTCAGGACTGCACACATTGGGGCTGGAGCCTTCCGCCCTTCCTGTTCAATGCGGCCGATCTCGTCTTTGTCCTCGTCCTGGCCTTGTGGCTGTCCCGCTCCCGGATCATCAGACAAGGGCAGAACGACGTCGCGGCATTCTTTCATCTGATCCTGGCCTGCCTGGCCGCTTCGGCCGCTTGCGCCGCGGTGGGCGGGCCGATGCAGCAGGCCACGCCTTACGCTTATGCGTCCCTGACGCAAGCCGTGTTCGGCTGGTTCACCGAGCAGTTCTACACCTCGATACTGTGCCTGCCCTTCTTGCTAAGCCTGTTCGGCGGCAAGGTCCACATCGAGCACCCGATCAGTCTCACCTGGCGCAGCACGCTACCGCTATTGTCCTTGCTGGTCTCGATAGGCCTGAGCCTGTCGATCGGGCCTTTCCTGATTCTGATGCTGGTGCTGCCGGCGCTGACATGGTGCGCCATTTCCTATCCGGTTTGGCTGGTGCAGCTCATCACCCTGGGCACCGGCTGCGTGCAGCTGATCATCGCGTCGATCCACGTCCCCGGCCTGGTCGACATGTGGGGCCGCAGCGTACCCTACATGCTCTCGGTGCTGCGACTGGGGATCGCCGCGGCGATCTTCGGCCCCCTGCTCATCGCCATCAACATGAGCACCATACGCAGGCTCAACCTGAAGCTGCGCCAGCAGGCCAGCTACGATTTCCTGACCAGCACCCTGTCCCGCTTCGGCCTGGCCGATGCCTTGAGCCGCTACACCACGCTGCGCGAATACCGCGACACCCGCATGAACATCATGCTGATCGATGTCGATCATTTCAAGCGGATCAACGACAGCCTGGGGCACGCTTGCGGCGACCTGGTTCTCAAGCACATCGCCGCCGTCGTCCACGACACGGTTCCCGAGCCACGGCTCATCAGCCGCATCGGTGGCGAGGAATTCATGGTGGTTTGCTTCGGCTACGAGCCGCCGGTCTTTTACGCCTTGGCCGACACGGTGCGTCGAGCGATTGCCGATACCCCGCTCAAGCACGAGCGGCGGGATGTATTGGTCACCATCAGCATCGGCATCGCTTATTCCGAGCAAGCCGGCATTAATCTGGAAAAAACGCTGTGGAGCCTGTTTCCCCACGCCGACCACAACCTCTATACGGCCAAGCGCGAAGGCCGCAACCGCACCGTGCAGTGA
- a CDS encoding tryptophan--tRNA ligase, with the protein MNTRVLTGITTTGTPHLGNYAGAIRPAVRASTQPGVDAFFFLADYHALIKCDDPARVARSRLELAATWLACGLDPERVTFYRQSDIPEIPELTWLLTCVAPKGLMNRAHAYKASVDANAEKGVDPDDGITMGLFSYPVLMAADIVMFNAHKVPVGRDQVQHLEMARDIADRFNRLYGDDFFVLPEVQIEEEVATLPGLDGRKMSKSYNNTVPLFEGGAPALRAAIMRIVTDSKQPGEPKDAEGSHLYTLYRAFATTTQSDVFRKQLEEGMGWGQAKQALYEKLEGEIAPMRERYDTLIANPARLEEVLLAGAAKARRLATPAIERLREAVGLRNLNAEALKKTTGSGKPAEKAAKGARFVSFREKDGSFRFRLMSADGSELLTSIPYADARQAGAVLKRLPSDAALQAQGEGFAALLDGAAVAQSAAGATLDQARTALASLAQG; encoded by the coding sequence ATGAATACCCGCGTTCTCACCGGCATCACCACCACCGGCACGCCCCATCTGGGCAACTATGCCGGCGCCATCCGCCCTGCCGTGCGGGCCAGCACTCAGCCCGGCGTCGATGCCTTCTTCTTCCTGGCCGACTATCACGCACTCATCAAGTGCGACGATCCCGCCCGCGTGGCGCGTTCGCGCCTGGAATTGGCGGCGACCTGGCTGGCCTGCGGCCTGGATCCGGAGCGCGTGACCTTCTACCGGCAGTCGGACATCCCGGAGATCCCCGAACTTACCTGGCTGCTGACCTGCGTCGCCCCCAAGGGCCTGATGAACCGCGCGCACGCCTACAAGGCTTCGGTGGACGCCAACGCGGAAAAAGGCGTCGATCCGGACGACGGCATCACCATGGGCTTGTTCTCGTATCCCGTCCTGATGGCTGCCGACATTGTGATGTTCAACGCGCACAAGGTGCCCGTGGGCCGCGACCAGGTGCAGCATCTGGAAATGGCGCGCGATATCGCCGATCGCTTCAATCGCCTGTATGGCGATGATTTCTTCGTCCTGCCCGAAGTGCAGATCGAAGAAGAGGTGGCCACGTTGCCGGGCCTGGACGGGCGCAAAATGTCCAAGAGCTACAACAACACCGTTCCGTTGTTCGAGGGCGGCGCCCCGGCGCTGCGCGCGGCCATCATGCGCATCGTGACGGATTCGAAACAACCGGGCGAGCCCAAGGACGCGGAGGGTTCGCACCTATATACGCTGTACCGCGCGTTTGCGACCACGACCCAGAGCGACGTTTTTCGCAAGCAATTGGAAGAGGGCATGGGGTGGGGCCAGGCCAAGCAGGCGCTGTACGAGAAATTGGAAGGCGAGATTGCGCCCATGCGCGAACGCTACGACACCCTGATCGCAAATCCAGCCAGGCTGGAAGAGGTCCTGCTGGCTGGCGCGGCCAAGGCGCGCAGGCTGGCCACGCCGGCCATCGAGCGCCTGCGCGAGGCGGTGGGCCTGCGCAATTTGAACGCCGAGGCGCTCAAGAAGACGACCGGGTCCGGCAAACCCGCCGAGAAGGCCGCCAAGGGCGCACGCTTTGTGAGCTTTCGCGAGAAAGACGGCAGCTTTCGTTTTCGCTTGATGTCGGCCGACGGAAGTGAATTGCTGACTTCGATCCCGTATGCCGACGCCAGGCAGGCGGGCGCTGTCCTCAAGCGGCTGCCGTCCGATGCCGCATTGCAGGCGCAAGGGGAAGGCTTCGCAGCGTTGCTGGACGGCGCTGCGGTGGCGCAGTCGGCGGCCGGCGCGACCTTGGATCAGGCGCGCACCGCGCTGGCTTCACTCGCGCAGGGCTGA
- the tex gene encoding RNA-binding transcriptional accessory protein Tex, translated as MSLASSAVTAPAVDPARIIAQLASELNSRPAQVAAAVDLLDDGATVPFIARYRKEATGGLDDTVLRELEVRLVYLRELETRRLAILESITQQGKLTAELKQEIATADTKQRLEDLYAPYKPKRRTRAQIAREAGLEPLADAILADASCDPAALAARYLNPEASITDAKAALDGARDILAERYAENADLLADMREHLWHTGVLYSKVSEGKQAEGANFRDWFDFSESLRTLPSHRVLALLRGRQQGVLELRVGLQTELEAEKPHPCVTRIAAFLKLGKSLFALDATPRSLWLGEVCRWTWRVKLLTAFESEFFGKLREQAEAEAIRVFAANLKDLLLAAPAGPKAVLGLDPGIRTGCKIAVIDPTGKVVETTTVYPFEPRRDVEGTINTLAALCARHKVDLVAIGNGTASRESEKLVGEMMARFKDLTLTRVVVSEAGASVYSASEAAAAEFPDLDVTLRGAVSIARRLQDPLAELVKIDPKAIGVGQYQHDLNQRELARSLDAVVEDCVNAVGVDVNTASAALLARVSGLNTLLAKNIVSWRDERGAFATRAALRDVPRFGDKAFEQAAGFLRIPNGANPLDASSVHPEAYPVVERILARVRKDMKEIIGQREALKGVSPADFTDERFGLPTVRDIFGELEKPGRDPRPEFKTAQFKDGVETLKDLVPGMVLEGVVTNVANFGAFVDVGVHQDGLVHISALSEKFVKDPRDVVRVGQTVTVKVLEVDVARQRVALTMRLNDAAEPARRGQDGGSPASTRGGQRRPQVDAGRGSPANSAMANAFAKLKR; from the coding sequence ATGTCTCTTGCTTCCTCTGCCGTTACCGCCCCCGCTGTCGATCCCGCCCGCATCATTGCCCAGCTTGCCAGCGAGCTGAACTCACGCCCCGCCCAGGTGGCCGCCGCCGTGGATCTGCTGGACGACGGCGCCACGGTGCCTTTCATCGCGCGCTACCGCAAGGAAGCCACCGGCGGCCTGGACGACACCGTACTGCGCGAACTGGAAGTGCGCCTGGTCTACTTGCGCGAACTCGAGACACGCCGCCTGGCCATCCTGGAGTCCATCACGCAGCAGGGCAAGCTCACTGCCGAGCTGAAGCAGGAAATCGCCACGGCCGACACCAAGCAGCGGCTTGAGGATCTCTACGCCCCCTACAAGCCCAAGCGTCGCACCCGTGCCCAGATCGCGCGCGAGGCAGGCCTGGAGCCGCTGGCCGATGCCATCTTGGCCGATGCCTCATGCGACCCGGCCGCCCTGGCCGCGCGGTACCTGAACCCCGAGGCCTCGATCACCGACGCCAAGGCGGCGCTGGACGGCGCGCGCGACATTCTGGCCGAACGCTATGCCGAGAACGCCGACTTGCTGGCCGACATGCGCGAGCATCTATGGCATACCGGTGTGCTGTATTCCAAGGTATCCGAAGGCAAGCAAGCCGAGGGCGCGAACTTTCGCGACTGGTTCGACTTCAGCGAATCTTTGCGCACGCTGCCTTCGCACCGCGTGCTCGCGCTCCTGCGCGGCCGCCAGCAGGGCGTGCTGGAACTGCGCGTGGGCCTGCAGACCGAGCTGGAAGCCGAGAAACCGCACCCGTGCGTGACGCGCATCGCCGCGTTCCTCAAACTCGGCAAAAGCCTGTTTGCACTAGACGCCACGCCGCGTTCGCTCTGGCTGGGCGAAGTCTGCCGCTGGACCTGGCGGGTGAAACTGCTCACGGCTTTCGAGAGCGAGTTTTTCGGCAAACTACGAGAGCAGGCCGAAGCGGAAGCCATCCGCGTCTTCGCCGCCAACCTAAAGGACCTGCTGCTGGCCGCCCCCGCCGGTCCCAAGGCGGTACTGGGCCTGGACCCGGGCATACGCACCGGCTGCAAGATCGCCGTCATCGATCCCACCGGCAAGGTGGTCGAGACCACCACCGTCTATCCTTTCGAGCCGCGCCGCGATGTCGAAGGCACCATCAATACACTGGCTGCGCTGTGCGCCCGCCACAAGGTGGACCTGGTCGCCATCGGCAATGGCACCGCCTCGCGAGAAAGCGAAAAGCTGGTGGGTGAAATGATGGCGCGCTTCAAAGACCTGACACTCACGCGCGTGGTGGTGTCCGAGGCCGGCGCATCGGTGTATTCGGCTTCGGAAGCCGCGGCCGCGGAATTCCCCGACCTGGATGTGACCCTGCGCGGCGCCGTGTCCATCGCCCGGCGCCTGCAGGATCCGCTGGCCGAGCTGGTCAAGATTGACCCCAAGGCCATCGGCGTGGGACAGTATCAGCACGATCTGAACCAGCGCGAGCTGGCCCGCTCGCTGGACGCGGTGGTCGAAGACTGCGTGAACGCCGTGGGCGTGGACGTGAACACCGCCTCAGCCGCCCTGCTGGCGCGCGTCTCGGGCCTGAACACGCTGCTGGCCAAGAATATCGTGTCCTGGCGCGACGAGCGCGGCGCATTTGCCACGCGCGCGGCGCTGCGCGACGTGCCGCGCTTTGGCGACAAGGCCTTCGAACAGGCCGCGGGTTTCCTGCGGATACCCAACGGCGCCAATCCGCTCGACGCCTCGTCCGTGCATCCCGAAGCCTATCCGGTGGTCGAACGCATCCTGGCCCGGGTGCGCAAGGACATGAAGGAGATCATCGGCCAGCGCGAAGCGCTCAAGGGCGTGTCGCCTGCCGACTTCACCGACGAACGCTTCGGCCTGCCCACCGTGCGCGACATCTTCGGCGAACTGGAAAAGCCAGGCCGCGATCCACGCCCCGAGTTCAAGACCGCGCAGTTCAAGGACGGCGTCGAGACGCTCAAGGACCTCGTGCCCGGCATGGTGCTGGAAGGCGTGGTGACCAACGTGGCCAATTTCGGTGCCTTCGTCGACGTGGGTGTGCACCAGGACGGCCTGGTGCATATCTCGGCCCTATCCGAAAAATTCGTCAAGGATCCGCGCGACGTGGTGCGCGTCGGACAGACCGTGACCGTGAAAGTGCTCGAAGTCGACGTGGCGCGTCAGCGCGTGGCCTTGACCATGCGCCTGAACGATGCCGCCGAGCCTGCGCGCCGCGGCCAGGACGGCGGCTCCCCCGCGTCCACGCGTGGCGGCCAGCGTCGGCCTCAAGTCGATGCCGGCCGAGGCTCTCCCGCCAATAGTGCAATGGCCAACGCCTTCGCCAAGCTCAAGCGCTGA
- a CDS encoding ATP-dependent DNA helicase: MFDSDIADYFSEHGPLARALPGYRSRQAQVELAEAIGQTMRERGTLVAEAGTGIGKTWAYLVPAIVQGGKVLISTGTRTLQDQLYGRDLPRVREALAAPVSVALLKGRGNYVCHYHLDRLQGDDRALKSRSEGAQLRKIQRFAGISKTGDRADLGDVPEDADIWQRVTSTRENCLGQDCPRIRDCFVVKARRQAQEADVVVVNHALFMADLVLRDEGVTDLLPEADTVIFDEAHQLPDTATRFLGSSVSTHQLMDFGRAMEAAGLAYAREAANWGEVSRQLETAARELRLACAPLERMPGRKATFEAMPEPDVFDAALAHLHEVLDAAARALLGVAEKHPDLMTAGRQGAELSARLARWALPGRDGKSSPQALEAGWGTDANLPAQESAHTTGSAADTALHSPSVDVSAVFGVAAQGPMVRWVEQGLHHVRLHAAPLSVAQAFSRYRKPEQAWVLTSATLSVHGDFHHFIAQLGLQEARTARWESPFDYASQALLFVPQGMPEPQSPQFTERFVQALMPLLEASPGGALVLCTTLRAVERVAQGLADAFEQAGHDWPLLRQGDATRRELLDRFARLDHPVLVGSASFWEGIDLPGEILTLVAIDKLPFAPPDDPVIEARLRACRAQGGNPFAEYQLPEAALALKQGAGRLIRTEQDWGVLMVGDARLVEKPYGKRLWRGLPPFARTRSLDEALAFYARRAQPA; this comes from the coding sequence ATGTTCGATTCCGATATCGCCGACTATTTCTCCGAGCATGGCCCGCTGGCGCGCGCGTTGCCCGGCTACCGTTCCCGGCAGGCGCAGGTTGAGCTGGCCGAGGCCATAGGCCAGACCATGCGCGAGCGCGGCACGCTGGTGGCCGAGGCCGGTACGGGCATAGGCAAGACCTGGGCCTATCTGGTGCCAGCCATCGTCCAAGGCGGCAAAGTCCTGATCTCCACCGGCACACGCACCCTACAGGACCAGCTTTACGGCCGCGACCTGCCGCGTGTGCGCGAGGCCCTGGCTGCGCCGGTGTCGGTGGCCCTGCTCAAGGGGCGGGGCAACTACGTATGCCATTACCACCTGGACCGCCTGCAAGGCGACGACCGCGCACTGAAGTCGCGGTCCGAAGGGGCACAACTGCGCAAAATCCAGCGCTTTGCCGGCATATCCAAGACCGGCGACCGCGCCGACCTGGGCGACGTGCCGGAAGATGCCGACATCTGGCAGCGCGTAACTTCCACGCGCGAGAACTGTCTGGGTCAGGACTGTCCGCGCATCCGCGACTGCTTCGTGGTCAAGGCGCGCCGCCAGGCGCAGGAGGCCGATGTGGTGGTGGTCAACCACGCCTTGTTCATGGCCGATCTGGTGCTGCGCGATGAAGGCGTGACCGATCTTTTGCCCGAGGCCGACACGGTGATCTTCGATGAGGCGCATCAGTTGCCCGACACCGCCACGCGCTTTCTGGGCAGCAGCGTGTCCACGCACCAGTTGATGGATTTCGGCCGCGCCATGGAGGCGGCAGGCCTGGCCTATGCGCGCGAGGCGGCCAACTGGGGCGAGGTATCGCGCCAACTGGAGACCGCCGCGCGCGAATTACGCCTGGCCTGCGCGCCGCTGGAGCGCATGCCGGGACGCAAGGCGACCTTCGAGGCCATGCCCGAGCCTGACGTCTTCGACGCGGCGTTGGCGCATTTGCACGAAGTCCTGGATGCCGCGGCGCGCGCCTTGCTGGGCGTGGCCGAGAAGCATCCCGATCTGATGACCGCCGGACGCCAGGGCGCCGAATTGAGTGCTCGCCTGGCGCGCTGGGCGCTGCCCGGGCGCGACGGCAAGTCGTCGCCGCAAGCCCTGGAGGCAGGGTGGGGCACCGATGCCAACTTGCCCGCGCAGGAGTCCGCACACACGACCGGCTCAGCGGCGGATACGGCTTTGCATAGCCCATCCGTCGACGTGTCCGCAGTCTTCGGCGTGGCGGCGCAGGGTCCGATGGTCAGATGGGTCGAGCAAGGCCTGCATCATGTGCGCCTGCATGCCGCACCGCTGTCGGTGGCGCAGGCTTTCTCGCGCTATCGCAAGCCGGAACAGGCCTGGGTGCTGACCTCGGCCACTTTATCGGTGCATGGCGATTTTCATCACTTCATCGCGCAACTGGGCCTGCAGGAAGCTCGCACGGCGCGCTGGGAGTCGCCCTTCGACTATGCCTCGCAGGCTTTGCTGTTCGTTCCTCAGGGCATGCCCGAGCCGCAGTCGCCGCAGTTCACCGAGCGTTTCGTGCAGGCATTGATGCCGCTGCTCGAGGCCAGCCCCGGCGGCGCATTGGTCTTGTGCACGACGCTGCGCGCGGTCGAGCGCGTGGCGCAAGGCCTGGCCGATGCCTTCGAACAGGCAGGCCACGACTGGCCGCTGCTGCGTCAGGGTGATGCCACCAGGCGCGAACTGCTCGATCGCTTCGCCAGGCTGGATCATCCGGTGCTGGTGGGCAGCGCAAGCTTCTGGGAAGGCATAGACCTGCCCGGAGAAATCCTCACGCTGGTGGCCATCGACAAACTGCCCTTCGCCCCGCCCGACGACCCTGTGATCGAGGCGCGCTTGCGCGCCTGCCGGGCGCAGGGCGGCAATCCCTTCGCGGAATATCAACTGCCCGAAGCAGCCCTGGCCTTGAAGCAAGGCGCCGGCCGCCTGATTCGTACCGAGCAGGACTGGGGGGTGCTGATGGTGGGTGATGCGCGCCTGGTGGAAAAACCCTATGGCAAGCGCCTATGGCGCGGTTTGCCGCCGTTCGCGCGCACGCGCAGCCTGGACGAGGCGCTGGCTTTCTATGCGCGCCGAGCGCAACCGGCGTAG
- a CDS encoding gluconokinase, with the protein MGVAGCGKTSVAQAIVARLGGCLIEGDAFHPQVNVDKMRRGIALTDQDRRGWLDRLVQELAAAQQGGDHAVLACSALKRRYRDRLRAGGACLGFVFLQLPEAEALSRVAQRVGHFMPDSLVASQFADLEPPSAEALVLTVDATLPVQAIAEQVAHWYARIQSGGNKSD; encoded by the coding sequence ATGGGGGTCGCCGGGTGCGGCAAAACCAGCGTTGCGCAGGCCATCGTGGCCCGTCTGGGCGGATGTCTGATCGAAGGCGACGCGTTTCATCCGCAGGTCAATGTGGACAAAATGCGCCGCGGTATAGCACTAACCGACCAGGACAGGCGCGGCTGGCTCGACCGGCTGGTCCAGGAATTGGCGGCTGCACAGCAGGGCGGCGATCACGCTGTACTGGCCTGTTCGGCGCTCAAGCGCCGCTACCGGGACCGCCTGCGCGCCGGGGGGGCGTGCCTGGGCTTCGTTTTTCTGCAGTTGCCCGAAGCTGAAGCCCTCAGTCGCGTGGCGCAGCGTGTCGGCCATTTCATGCCGGACTCCCTGGTGGCCAGCCAGTTCGCCGACCTGGAGCCGCCGTCGGCTGAGGCGCTTGTGCTGACGGTCGACGCCACGCTGCCGGTGCAGGCCATCGCCGAGCAGGTGGCGCACTGGTATGCCCGGATTCAGTCCGGCGGGAACAAATCCGATTGA